A window of Campylobacter cuniculorum DSM 23162 = LMG 24588 contains these coding sequences:
- the ftsW gene encoding putative lipid II flippase FtsW, producing the protein MVVDKKLFYLSSILITIGIVFSYSLSAFTVLYFGYNEFHFFIRQLFFGVSGILIMFFISQLNPDKESSKKLILGVLIVSFLCIIVLPFLPSSLATASGGAKRWIRFGPVSISPVEFFKIGLIYFLAWSYTRRIDDSKKVLKHEILILLPYCIVATIVIGYIYITQNDLGQSVISFFLIFALAFFAGASKRLFAFGTLVVMMIGIMVIFSNQRRIQRIANWWGNIQDAFLPLLPESLASVLRVSTNNEPYQISHSLNAIAHGGMFGEGLGLGIFKLGFLSEVHTDFVLSGITEEIGLFGLGIICIIYLWMILRIFRIAGRCEKKEYFIFCSGIALLLLFSFFMNAFGIISLTPLKGVAVPLLSYGGSSMWAICIGLGYVLMISKKVKL; encoded by the coding sequence ATGGTTGTTGATAAAAAATTATTTTATTTAAGTTCGATTTTAATCACCATAGGCATAGTTTTTTCTTATTCTTTAAGTGCTTTTACTGTGCTTTATTTTGGATACAATGAATTTCATTTTTTTATACGTCAATTATTTTTTGGCGTGAGTGGAATTTTAATTATGTTTTTTATTTCTCAACTCAATCCCGATAAAGAAAGCTCAAAAAAACTCATTTTGGGTGTTTTGATTGTTTCTTTTCTTTGTATTATTGTTCTGCCTTTCTTACCCTCTTCTTTAGCCACAGCAAGTGGGGGTGCAAAACGTTGGATTCGCTTTGGTCCTGTTTCTATCTCTCCGGTTGAATTTTTTAAAATAGGACTGATTTATTTTCTCGCTTGGAGTTATACCAGACGCATTGACGATAGCAAAAAGGTCCTTAAACATGAAATTCTTATTCTTTTGCCTTATTGTATCGTTGCAACCATTGTTATAGGCTATATTTATATCACGCAAAATGACTTAGGACAAAGCGTGATTTCTTTTTTTCTTATTTTTGCTTTAGCTTTTTTTGCTGGTGCAAGTAAAAGACTCTTTGCTTTTGGGACTTTGGTGGTCATGATGATAGGCATTATGGTCATTTTTAGCAATCAAAGAAGAATTCAAAGAATAGCAAACTGGTGGGGCAATATCCAAGATGCCTTTTTACCTCTATTACCCGAATCTTTAGCATCTGTTTTAAGGGTAAGTACAAACAACGAACCTTACCAAATTTCACACTCTCTCAATGCCATAGCACATGGAGGCATGTTTGGCGAGGGACTGGGACTTGGAATTTTTAAATTAGGATTTTTAAGCGAGGTACATACAGATTTTGTGCTTTCAGGAATCACTGAAGAAATTGGGCTTTTTGGGCTTGGAATCATTTGCATAATCTATCTTTGGATGATTTTAAGAATTTTTAGAATCGCTGGACGTTGCGAAAAAAAAGAATATTTTATCTTTTGTTCAGGCATCGCGTTGCTTTTGCTTTTTTCTTTTTTTATGAATGCATTTGGAATCATCTCTTTAACACCCCTTAAAGGAGTTGCTGTGCCACTTTTAAGTTATGGAGGAAGTTCAATGTGGGCAATTTGCATAGGACTTGGCTATGTTTTAATGATTTCTAAAAAGGTGAAATTATGA
- a CDS encoding acetyl-CoA carboxylase subunit A gives MIQIHKILIANRGEIAVRIIRACRDLHIKSVALFTEPDGDCLHVKIADEAYRIGTDAIRGYLDIARIIEIAKACSADAVHPGYGFLSENYEFAKACEDSGIIFIGPRSEVIRKMGNKNIARKLMASNGIPIVPGTEKLNSYGLDEIKVFAEKIGYPVILKASGGGGGRGIRVVYKQEELENALDSCKREALTFFGNDEVFMEKYVVSPRHIEFQILGDNYGNIIHLCERDCSIQRRHQKIIEIAPCPGISEHLRKTIGVTAIAAAKAVGYTNVGTVEFLLDDYNRFYFMEMNTRIQVEHPVTEEITGVDLIVRQIRIAGGEILDLEQSDIKPRGFAIEARITAENVWKNFIPSPGKIGEYYPALGPSVRVDSHIYKDYKVPPFYDSLLAKLIIKATSFDLAVNKLERALKEFIITDIRTTIPFLIAITKTREFRRGYFDTSFIETHMKELLENTEDRHQDNKEEVIAAIAATLKKIRESRK, from the coding sequence ATGATACAAATACACAAAATTTTAATTGCAAATCGTGGTGAAATCGCTGTTAGAATTATTAGAGCTTGTAGGGATTTACACATTAAAAGCGTAGCACTTTTTACAGAACCTGATGGGGATTGTTTGCATGTAAAGATTGCTGATGAGGCTTATAGAATAGGAACAGATGCGATAAGAGGATATTTAGATATTGCTAGAATTATAGAGATTGCTAAAGCTTGTAGTGCGGATGCTGTGCATCCGGGATATGGTTTTTTGAGTGAAAATTATGAATTTGCAAAGGCTTGTGAGGATAGTGGGATTATTTTCATAGGACCAAGATCTGAAGTCATTCGTAAAATGGGTAATAAAAATATTGCTAGAAAATTGATGGCAAGCAATGGAATTCCTATTGTACCCGGCACAGAAAAGCTCAATTCTTATGGCTTAGATGAGATTAAGGTTTTTGCAGAAAAAATCGGCTATCCTGTGATTTTAAAGGCAAGTGGAGGAGGAGGAGGACGCGGGATTCGTGTGGTTTATAAACAAGAAGAATTAGAAAATGCTTTAGATTCTTGCAAGAGAGAGGCTTTAACTTTTTTTGGAAATGATGAAGTTTTTATGGAAAAATATGTTGTCAGTCCGCGTCATATTGAATTTCAAATTTTAGGTGATAATTATGGCAATATCATTCATCTTTGTGAAAGGGATTGCTCTATACAAAGAAGACATCAAAAGATTATAGAAATTGCTCCTTGTCCGGGAATTTCAGAACATCTTAGAAAGACCATAGGCGTTACTGCAATTGCAGCAGCTAAAGCTGTGGGATATACTAATGTAGGAACTGTGGAATTTTTGCTCGATGATTACAATCGCTTTTATTTTATGGAAATGAACACAAGAATTCAAGTTGAGCACCCTGTTACAGAAGAAATTACCGGAGTTGATTTGATTGTGCGTCAAATTCGTATTGCAGGAGGAGAAATTTTGGATTTAGAGCAAAGCGATATTAAGCCTAGAGGTTTTGCGATAGAAGCAAGAATCACCGCAGAAAATGTGTGGAAAAATTTTATCCCAAGTCCGGGTAAAATTGGCGAGTATTACCCTGCTTTAGGACCCTCTGTAAGAGTGGATAGTCATATTTATAAGGACTATAAAGTCCCGCCTTTTTATGATTCTTTGCTTGCAAAACTTATCATTAAAGCAACAAGTTTTGATTTAGCGGTTAATAAACTTGAAAGAGCTTTGAAGGAATTCATCATCACAGATATAAGAACAACCATACCTTTTTTGATTGCCATTACTAAAACTAGAGAATTTAGAAGGGGATATTTTGACACTTCTTTTATTGAAACACATATGAAAGAGCTTTTAGAAAATACAGAGGATCGTCATCAAGATAATAAAGAAGAAGTGATTGCAGCGATTGCGGCTACGCTTAAAAAGATTAGAGAGAGTAGAAAATAA
- a CDS encoding UDP-N-acetylglucosamine--N-acetylmuramyl-(pentapeptide) pyrophosphoryl-undecaprenol N-acetylglucosamine transferase translates to MMIALTGGGTGGHLSIVNSLLQSASKQNLECIYIGSENGQDKKWFENQILFKAQYFLNSTGVVNQNKLGKIRALSHILKLAFECKKIFKNHKIKAVFSVGGYSAAPASFGAILANIPLFIHEQNSKKGSLNTLLKPFSKIFFSAFEENFCPYPVDEKFFQNARTRDKLETIIFLGGSQGANFINKLALELAPILHQNKIKIIHQCGKNDLEFCKKNYKNLDIEADVFDFSKNLESKMQKADLAVSRAGASTLFELCANELPSIFIPYPYATKNHQFFNAKFLEDKNLCKIFTEKDFNKALFLESIFKLDLKFISQNLKGQVSPNAADFMLKRLKEVVKL, encoded by the coding sequence ATTATGATAGCTCTTACAGGCGGGGGAACCGGCGGACATCTTAGTATTGTTAATTCTTTGTTGCAAAGTGCTTCAAAACAAAATTTAGAATGCATTTATATAGGAAGTGAAAATGGACAGGATAAAAAATGGTTTGAGAATCAAATTCTTTTTAAGGCTCAATATTTTTTAAATTCAACCGGGGTTGTTAATCAAAACAAACTAGGTAAAATCAGAGCTCTAAGCCATATTTTAAAACTTGCTTTTGAATGCAAAAAAATCTTTAAAAATCATAAAATCAAAGCTGTATTTAGCGTAGGTGGATACAGCGCAGCTCCAGCTTCTTTTGGGGCGATTTTAGCAAATATTCCTCTTTTTATTCACGAGCAAAATTCTAAAAAAGGGAGTTTAAACACTCTTTTAAAACCTTTTTCAAAAATTTTTTTTAGTGCCTTTGAAGAAAATTTTTGTCCCTATCCTGTTGATGAAAAATTCTTTCAAAATGCAAGGACACGTGATAAATTAGAAACAATCATTTTTCTAGGAGGCTCTCAAGGAGCAAATTTCATCAATAAACTTGCCCTTGAACTTGCTCCGATTCTTCATCAAAATAAGATAAAAATCATTCATCAATGTGGCAAAAATGACCTTGAATTTTGCAAAAAAAATTATAAAAATTTAGACATTGAAGCTGATGTTTTTGATTTCAGTAAAAATTTAGAATCAAAAATGCAAAAAGCGGATTTAGCTGTGTCAAGAGCTGGAGCAAGCACTCTTTTTGAATTATGTGCTAATGAGCTTCCTAGTATTTTTATCCCTTATCCTTATGCGACTAAAAATCATCAATTTTTCAATGCAAAATTTCTAGAAGATAAAAATTTATGCAAAATTTTTACAGAAAAAGATTTCAATAAAGCCCTATTTTTAGAAAGTATTTTTAAACTTGATTTAAAATTTATCAGTCAAAATTTAAAGGGACAAGTTTCACCAAATGCGGCAGATTTTATGCTTAAGAGACTTAAAGAAGTTGTAAAATTATAA